The sequence GCACAGGGGTCTCTGCTCAGAGGTCGACGGGGGGCTCGCCGGTGCCACCGATGCGGTCCAGCTCCTCGAGCTCGGCCGGCCCCAGCACGCGGGCGCCGGCCTGCAGGTTCTCCTCCAGGTGGGCCACCGAGGAGGTGCCCGGGATGAGCAGCAGGTTGGGGGAGCGGGCGAGCAGCCAGGCCAGCGCGACCTGCATCGGCGTCGTCTCGAGGCGGCGGGCGACGGTCTCCAGCGCGGCCGACTGCAGCGGGGTGAACCCGCCCAGCGGGAAGAACGGCGTGTAGGCGACGCCCTCGCGGGCCAGGGCGTCGATGAGCGGGTCGTCCGCGCGGTGCACGAGGTTGTAGTGGTTCTGCACGCACACGACGGGCGCGATGGCGCGGGCCTCGGCGAACATCTGCGGCGTCACGTTGCTGACCCCGAGGTGGCGGACGAGCCCCTCCTGCTGCATAGCGGCCAGCGCCTCGAACGGCTCGGCGAGCGAGCGCTGCACCGGTTCGGCGAAGCCGGGCATGCGCAGGTTGACGACGTCGAGCGCCTCGACGCCCAGGTGGTCGATGTTCTCCTGGACGGCGCGCCGCAGGTCGTCGGCGTCCAGCGCCTCGGGCCAGCCGCCGTCGGCGTCCCGCCGGGCGCCCACCTTGGTCACGATGACCAGGTCCTCGGGATAGGGGTGCAGCGCCTCGCGGATCAGCTCGTTGACGACGGTCGGCCCGTAGTAGTCGCTGGTGTCGATGTGGTCGACGCCGAGCTCGAGGGCGCGGCGGAGCACGGCGACGGCGGCGTCCCGGTCGGCCGGCGGCCCCATGACGTGCGGGCCGGCCAGTTGCATGGCGCCGTAACCCAGGCGGTGGACCTCGCGGTCACCGAGGCGGTAGGTGCCGGAGTTCTCGGCAGTGGGGATCGTCATGGGCACTGCCCTACCCGCTGACGGGCGGGCATGCGCGGGCGGGCCGGAGACGATGTCGTCCTGCCGGCCCGCCCCGGCGTCACGGCTGGAGCAGCACCTTGACCGCGCCGTCCTTCTTCTGGCGGAAGTTCGCGTAGGCCTCCGGCGCCTGCTCCAGCGGCAGGCGGTGGGTGGCGAACTCGTCGACGCCCAGCGGGTCGCCGTCGAGCAGCAGCGGCAGGATGTCGGGCACCCAGCGCCACACGTTCGCCTGGCCCATGCGCAGCTGGATCTGCTTGTCGAACATCCGCATCAGCGGCAGCGGGTCGGTGGCCCCGCCGTAGACACCGGACAGCGAGATCGTGCCGCCGCGGCGGACGGCCTCGATGGCGGTGTTCAGCGCGGCCAGCCGGTCGATGCCGACCACGGTCATGACCCGCTCCATGATCGCGTCGGGCACCACGGCGGTGGCCTTCTGGGCGATGGTGGCCAGGGGCGAGCCGTGCGCCTCCATGCCGACGGCGTCGATCACCGCGTCGGGGCCCCGGCCGTCGGTGAGGTCGCGCACCCGAGCCACGACCTCGGCCTGGTCGGTCGAGTCGATGACGGTGATGCCGTTGCGTCGGGCCCGGGCGAGCCGCTCGGGTACGACGTCGGAGGCGATGACCTGCCCGGCGCCGAGGTGCTTGGCGACGCGCGTGGCCATGTCACCGATCGGGCCGAGGCCCAGGACCAGGACACTGCCGCCCTCCGGGATGCCGGCGTACTGCACCGCCTGCCAGGCGGTGGGCAGCACGTCGGAGAGGTAGACGAACCGGTCGTCCAGCGGGGCGTCGGGCACCTTGATCGGCAGCGTGTTGCCGAACGGCACCCGCAGGTACTCGGCCTGGCCGCCGGGCACCTGGCCGTAGAGCTTGGTGTAGCCGAACAGCGAGGCACCCATGCCCTGCTCGCGGTTCTGCGTCGTCTCGCACTGGGACTGCAGACCCTGCGAGCACGTCCAGCAGGTGTTGCAGGAGACGTTGAACGGAACGACGACCCGGTCGCCGGGCTTGACGGAGGTGACGTCGCGGCCGACCTCGCGCACGATGCCCATCGGCTCGTGACCCATGACGTCGCCGACGGTCATGAAGGGCGCCAGCACCTCGATGAGGTGGAGGTCGGAGCCGCAGATGCCGCTCGAGGTGATCTCGACGATGACGTCCGTCTGATCCTGGATGGTCGGGTCGGGAACGGTGTCCACCCGGACGTCTCCTCGTCCGTGCCAGGTCACTGCGCGCATGCGGGAACTCCCTCGATCGGGCCGGTGAACAGGTGGTTTTCCCCTTCGTGCGCCGGATCGCGCCGCTCTCAACCATCTACGGCGTGTTACTCACTCTGCGTCCATCCGCGCTTACGCCCAGGCGAATGACACCGCTGGAGCTCGGTGACCCGGTTCACAGAATTGCAGGTCAATACCCCCTTCCTCAGATCACGAACCCATCACGGCATGTTTACATGGGCCCCGCTCCTCTCCCCGGGAGTCGCAGTGCAATGTCCGCCGACGGAAGTCAGGTGCATGAGCTCGCTCCACCACGACCGCCTCCCCGAGGAGGATGCGGCGCCGGCCGAGACGGCCACCCCGTCGCTCGCCCCGGTCCGCTCCACCAGCGGGGACGTCGAGGAGAAGGCCCCGTCCACGGTTCCGCCGCAGCGCGAGGGGAAGGCGCAGGCGTCCGAGGTCCGTCGGGCCACCGATCCGGCCGCCGGCACCCTGGCGGCTCGCGCCGAGGCCTCCCGCACGGGGAAGGCCGCGGGCGCGAGGGCCGTCCGGGTGACCGTGGCGACCGCCAGGGCCACCATCGCCCGGAAGGCCGCAACCGAGGTCGCGGCGGATCCGGCCCCGGTGCGGCGCCGTCCCACCCCGTACAAGCGGTCCGCGGTCGATCTCACCGCCCTGGCTCCGGTCACCGACATCGCCGCGCTGGTCGACGCGCCCCTCGCCGCACCTGCCGCCGTCGTCGTGGTGAAGGACGCCCCGGCCGCCCTGGCCGGGGCCGGCGGGCGCCGCGGGCTCCTGGCCCGACGCCCGCCGTCGGGGCGTCGGCGTTCCCCGCTCTACCTCGCCGCCGTTCTGGTCGGGGCGCTCGGCGTGAGCGGCGCCTCGGTCGGCGAGCCGGCCGCCGTGGAGACCCACCCGGTCAGCCACTCGGTCAGCGTGGCCGAGCAGCTGGGCATCGAGGGGTCCGCCTCGGCCGAGGTCGTCGACGCCGAGGACACCTCGTTGCTCCGCGAGATGGTGGTCAGCCGCAACGCGCGCGACGCCGAGCGGGCCGCTGCCGCGGACGCACAGGCGGAGGCCGACCGGCTCGCCACCGAGGAGGCCGCGCGCGCCGCCGCCGAGGCGGCCCGCCCGAAGGCCGTCCTGCCCGTCCCCGGGGGCCGGCTCACCAGCGGCTTCGGTCCGCGGTGGGGAACGCTGCACGCCGGCATCGACCTCGCCGCCCCCATGCGCACCCCGGAGTACGCGGCGATGGACGGCGTCGTCCTCGAGGCGGGCGCGGCCAGCGGATACGGGCTGGCCGTGTACATCCAGCACGGCAACGGCGACGTCACCGTCTACGGGCACATGGACGAGATCCTGGTCGAGCCGGGTCAGATCGTCCGCGCCGGCGACACGATCGCGCTGCTCGGCAACCGTGGTCAGTCGACCGGCCCGCACCTGCACTTCGAGGTGCACGTCGGCGGGATCGACGGGCAGCGGATCGACCCGCTCCCGTGGCTGCGGGAGCGCGGCGTCGCGATCTGATCGCCGGCACCACCACGACGACGCCCCCCCCGCCGGACCGTTCCGGCGGGGGGCGTCGGGTGTGGTGGAGACTTCCGGTGTCCGTCCGGAGAGCGGTAGGGGAGAGCACGTCCATGGGGCACGGCCACGCGCACGGAGCGGAAACGGCCGCGGGGCCGCAACGCCGCCGGCTCGCCGTCGTCCTCGCGCTCACGGTGGCGGTGCTCGGCGCCGAGGTCGTCGGCGCGGTGCTCTCCGGGTCGCTCGCCCTGCTGGCCGACGCCGGGCACATGGCCACCGACGCCGCCGGGATCGCGCTCGCCCTGGGTGCGGTGACGCTGGCGCAGCGGCCGGCCCGGGGACGGCGGACCTTCGGCTGGCAGCGCGCGGAGATCCTCGCGGCCGTCGCCAACGGCGTCCTGCTGCTCGGTGTGGCGGGCTACGTGCTCGTCGAGGCGGTGCGGCGGATCGGGAACCCGCCCGAGGTGGGGTCGGGCCTGATGCTCGCCATCGCCGTCGTCGGGCTGGTGGTGAACCTGATCGGCCTCGCGGTGCTGCACCGCGGCCGCGGTGAGTCCCTGAACGTGCGGGGGGCCTACCTGGAGGTCCTCGCCGATGCCCTCGGATCGGTCGCCGTCATCGTCGCCGCCGTGGTCATCGCCACCACCGGCTGGACCCCCGCTGACACCGTCGCCTCCCTGGTCATCGGCTGCCTCGTCCTGCCCCGGGCGTGGCACCTGCTCCGCGACGCCCTCGACGTGCTGCTGGAGGCCGCGCCCCGCGGGGTGGACCTGGACCAGGTCCGCGCGCACATCGTCGCCGTCGACGGGGTCCTCGGTGTGCACGACCTGCACGCCTGGACGATCACCTCCGGGCTGCCGGTGCTGTCCGCGCACGTCGTCGTCTCCGACGAGGCGCTGGCGGTCGGCCACGGCGGCCGGGTGCTCGACGCACTCTGCGCCTGCCTCGGAAGCCACTTCGACATGGAGCACTGCACGTTCCAGCTCGAGGCCGAGACCCACGCCGGCCACGAGGCGCCCGTCCACGACTGACGCCGATGTCGATCCGGTGACCGGATCATCGTGAGCCCGTGCACGCGCGGGGGAGGGGGCGGCCGACCCGCCGCCGGTGGGACAGTGGGGCCGCACGACCGGCCGGCTGGAGGAGATCGCGGTGGAGCACGGGCACCACTCGGGCATGTGGGTCCCCGAGGACCCGCCGACGTGGGGGCGGATGTTCCTGCCGCACCTGGAGGGCTGGTCGGTCCTCGCGGTGCTCAGCGTCGTGGGCCTGGTCGTCTACCTCGCCGCGGTCGTGCGGCTGCGCCGCTCCGGGGTGAGCTGGCCGTGGTGGCGCACCGTCGCCTGGACCGGCGGGGTCGCGTCCCTGTTCGCGGTCACCGGCACCTGGCTCAACGGCTACAGCATGGTGATCTTCAGCGTCCACATGGCGCAGCACATGGTGCTGTCGCTGATCACGCCGCTGCTGCTGCTGCTCGCCGCTCCGGTGACCCTGGCGTTGCGCACGCTGCCGCGCGGACGCGGTGCGGCCGGTGCGCCCCGGGCGCTGCTGCTCAACGCGCTGCACAGCCGGTTCGCGCACTTCGTGGCGCACCCGCTGTTCACCGTGCCGCTGTTCATCGCCAGCCTCTACGGCGTCTACTTCACCCCGCTGTTCGACGCGCTGATGTCCAGCCCGGCCGGGCACCAGTTCATGCTCGCCCACTTCGTCGTCACCGGCCTGCTGTTCTTCGGCCCGATCGTGGCCCAGGACCCGTGGCCGCGGACGCTGAGCCACCCCGGTCGGATGCTGGAGCTGTTCCTGCCGGTGCCCTTCCACGCCTTCTTCGGCGTGGCGATCATGTTGGCCGGGTCGCTGGTGGTGGACACCTTCGCCGTGCCGCCGGCCGGGTGGGGCATCGACCCGCTGTCGGACCAGGGC is a genomic window of Blastococcus sp. HT6-30 containing:
- a CDS encoding oxidoreductase → MTIPTAENSGTYRLGDREVHRLGYGAMQLAGPHVMGPPADRDAAVAVLRRALELGVDHIDTSDYYGPTVVNELIREALHPYPEDLVIVTKVGARRDADGGWPEALDADDLRRAVQENIDHLGVEALDVVNLRMPGFAEPVQRSLAEPFEALAAMQQEGLVRHLGVSNVTPQMFAEARAIAPVVCVQNHYNLVHRADDPLIDALAREGVAYTPFFPLGGFTPLQSAALETVARRLETTPMQVALAWLLARSPNLLLIPGTSSVAHLEENLQAGARVLGPAELEELDRIGGTGEPPVDL
- a CDS encoding alcohol dehydrogenase catalytic domain-containing protein, producing the protein MRAVTWHGRGDVRVDTVPDPTIQDQTDVIVEITSSGICGSDLHLIEVLAPFMTVGDVMGHEPMGIVREVGRDVTSVKPGDRVVVPFNVSCNTCWTCSQGLQSQCETTQNREQGMGASLFGYTKLYGQVPGGQAEYLRVPFGNTLPIKVPDAPLDDRFVYLSDVLPTAWQAVQYAGIPEGGSVLVLGLGPIGDMATRVAKHLGAGQVIASDVVPERLARARRNGITVIDSTDQAEVVARVRDLTDGRGPDAVIDAVGMEAHGSPLATIAQKATAVVPDAIMERVMTVVGIDRLAALNTAIEAVRRGGTISLSGVYGGATDPLPLMRMFDKQIQLRMGQANVWRWVPDILPLLLDGDPLGVDEFATHRLPLEQAPEAYANFRQKKDGAVKVLLQP
- a CDS encoding peptidoglycan DD-metalloendopeptidase family protein, whose amino-acid sequence is MSSLHHDRLPEEDAAPAETATPSLAPVRSTSGDVEEKAPSTVPPQREGKAQASEVRRATDPAAGTLAARAEASRTGKAAGARAVRVTVATARATIARKAATEVAADPAPVRRRPTPYKRSAVDLTALAPVTDIAALVDAPLAAPAAVVVVKDAPAALAGAGGRRGLLARRPPSGRRRSPLYLAAVLVGALGVSGASVGEPAAVETHPVSHSVSVAEQLGIEGSASAEVVDAEDTSLLREMVVSRNARDAERAAAADAQAEADRLATEEAARAAAEAARPKAVLPVPGGRLTSGFGPRWGTLHAGIDLAAPMRTPEYAAMDGVVLEAGAASGYGLAVYIQHGNGDVTVYGHMDEILVEPGQIVRAGDTIALLGNRGQSTGPHLHFEVHVGGIDGQRIDPLPWLRERGVAI
- a CDS encoding cation diffusion facilitator family transporter, translating into MGHGHAHGAETAAGPQRRRLAVVLALTVAVLGAEVVGAVLSGSLALLADAGHMATDAAGIALALGAVTLAQRPARGRRTFGWQRAEILAAVANGVLLLGVAGYVLVEAVRRIGNPPEVGSGLMLAIAVVGLVVNLIGLAVLHRGRGESLNVRGAYLEVLADALGSVAVIVAAVVIATTGWTPADTVASLVIGCLVLPRAWHLLRDALDVLLEAAPRGVDLDQVRAHIVAVDGVLGVHDLHAWTITSGLPVLSAHVVVSDEALAVGHGGRVLDALCACLGSHFDMEHCTFQLEAETHAGHEAPVHD
- a CDS encoding cytochrome c oxidase assembly protein — encoded protein: MGQWGRTTGRLEEIAVEHGHHSGMWVPEDPPTWGRMFLPHLEGWSVLAVLSVVGLVVYLAAVVRLRRSGVSWPWWRTVAWTGGVASLFAVTGTWLNGYSMVIFSVHMAQHMVLSLITPLLLLLAAPVTLALRTLPRGRGAAGAPRALLLNALHSRFAHFVAHPLFTVPLFIASLYGVYFTPLFDALMSSPAGHQFMLAHFVVTGLLFFGPIVAQDPWPRTLSHPGRMLELFLPVPFHAFFGVAIMLAGSLVVDTFAVPPAGWGIDPLSDQGAAGGIVWAFGELPTVLVLAVVFFSWARSDDRQARTIDRTADRTGDAERAAYNARLRALADRQG